The Thermosipho melanesiensis BI429 sequence CCTCTAAAACTTTTGGAACTAATTCACCTGCATTTAGACAAAACTGCGCATGTTCACTTAAAAGTTTAGTAGGTGAAACTTCTGGAAAAAGTCTATCAATAAACCTTTTCATACTACCCCTCCTCTTTATTGTAATTAATACCAAATTTTGGAAACAAAATAGTAGATAAAATCAATGGAATATAAAAAGTTATGATCCTAAAAATCATTACTGTTTCAATTGCTTTTGCACCACCAAATATCTGGGTAAAAACTATTTGATAAGTACTTTCAATACCACCGCTTGAACCTGGTGTGGGTATATAATATGCTACTGAATTTAAAAGTGCCATTATTCCAACCAAATACCAAAAATTAATTGTATTTTTTACTAACAAAAACATAATGTATGAATACATACAAACTGTTAAAAAATAAAGAAATGTATCAAAAATCAACATCCATGGATTTTTTAACCACAGAACTTTTATACTCCCCTGAAGAGAATCTATCCACTCCAGTATTTTTTCCTTTTCCTGTTTATTCTTTAAAAATCTATTAAAAAAAATCAAAATTTTTTCCAAAAATTTTCTATTAACAAAACCTAAAAATATTAAAATTGAAATCGAAAGACTTATTAAAAGCCCAGTAATTATTAAACCAAAACCAAAACTTTTTGGATATGCATTTAGAATTAGCCTTACAAAAATTACATCCAATAAAAGTATTACAAAGGAAATTTCCAATGTCCTAGAAATTATTATATTAGTCGCATCTTCTGTCTTTACACCTATTTTTGAAAGATGATAAATTTGGTAGGGTTGTCCACCAATTGACATAGGAGTAATAAATGAGAAAAATTTACCAAATATGATATTTCTAGCCGTCTCACGTATTAATACGTTATATCCAAAAAAGTGCAGTAATAACTTCAATCTAATCGCATCTATGATATAAATAGCTATCAAGATAAAAACACCAAACAAAAATTTGAATGATAAAAACATTTTTAAGTCTAATCTAAATGAGTTTAGAAATTGAAACAGGATAATTACCGCCAAACTAATGGAAATAGAAATAAACGTTTTCCTATATATTCCCTTCAATTTTCTCAACTCCAATTAAATACAAATCTTCCTTAGTTGTAATTTTTATATTAGTTTTTTCACCATAAACCACATGC is a genomic window containing:
- a CDS encoding lysylphosphatidylglycerol synthase transmembrane domain-containing protein; protein product: MKGIYRKTFISISISLAVIILFQFLNSFRLDLKMFLSFKFLFGVFILIAIYIIDAIRLKLLLHFFGYNVLIRETARNIIFGKFFSFITPMSIGGQPYQIYHLSKIGVKTEDATNIIISRTLEISFVILLLDVIFVRLILNAYPKSFGFGLIITGLLISLSISILIFLGFVNRKFLEKILIFFNRFLKNKQEKEKILEWIDSLQGSIKVLWLKNPWMLIFDTFLYFLTVCMYSYIMFLLVKNTINFWYLVGIMALLNSVAYYIPTPGSSGGIESTYQIVFTQIFGGAKAIETVMIFRIITFYIPLILSTILFPKFGINYNKEEG